The following DNA comes from Vicia villosa cultivar HV-30 ecotype Madison, WI unplaced genomic scaffold, Vvil1.0 ctg.006327F_1_1, whole genome shotgun sequence.
cataAAAGCGCACTCGTAGCCTGTTACCCactctaccagagcgcttttcaaaaacaCTCTCATAACctccctaccagagcgctttttaaaagcgctctcataacccccctaccagagtgctttttttgcatcattttcccttgttttttaattttgtttttaacaaaccctacgagagcgcttttgctaaaagcgcttttgtagctgcgctgctaaaacataaatttggcgtagtgatccCTAATACTCTAATTAGAATATAAAGATGCTTATAAAAAAAGACTTatccaaacaaaaaaaaccaaTGTTTCGCAAAAGATTCCATAACACGACATCAttctctaaattttattttttgtaagcAAGTTTCATTAGAAAAGAACGAAAGTTCTAGGAACTCGGATACAAAGAGGCGAACAAAATCCAACAAAGAAAATTACACACCAAATAGaacctaacttaagtaaaacaaCGGGTTTTTTCTAAACTCGTAGAAGTTACAATTAGGATGTGTAATTTTCCCGATACCTGACCACCTCCAAATAAGAGATTTACAACTCCAAACTAGATCATGAGCGTTGCAAGAAGCATTGTTAAATATTATATCATTCCTACTCAACCATAAACTCCAAATGATGGCCAACCACACACAACCTTCCTTACCTCTCTTAACCTTCTTATGATGACAAAAGGAACTCCAAACCCAAAAACTTTCTTTAAAGTCCAAAAAGTGACCATATCCCATGCCTATCCACCCCGCCATCTCTTTCCAAACATCAATGGAATGCCGACACCTAAAAAAGGAATGAGAAGGAGATTCACTAACCTCATCACAAAAAACGCACTTTAGATTCGAAGAAGCAAGAAGGATGCCCTTTTTCAAGAGTGAATCTTTAGTTGGAATCTTGTTCTTGAAGCATCTCCATCCAAAAGCTTTAACTTGATTTGGCACATCCATCTTCCATAAATTTAAGAAGACAAAATTAAAACGATTAGGCGGACCACACGGAATAGAACAATTGCAAATCTCACGATAAAAAGAAGCTACGGTGAAGGAGCCTTCGACTTCCGGAAGCCACATGGGCAAATCCGGGGCTGTTGTATGCATTGATGCCGCTGGCAGCAGCTGTAACAGCCGGGACAACGCTGTTTCAGCCCCCAGAACAGCCGTATAGTTCACTCCAAAATCGCCCCAATGCCACTCATCGTTGATCCAACCACCCATTCCGGAAATGGACACTTCCTGCAAAATAGAAAGAGAAAACAAATCCGGAAAAActtctttgataataccttcttCCATCCATTTAGCATGCCAAAAAGAAATAGCATTTCCATTCCCAACacgaaatttaatatttttagcaaAAAAATCTTTCGGTAAAAATTTCCCCATAGCGGTGATATCCGACCACCAGACGGATCTCCTACTCCAATTATTATTTAACTTAGACTCTCCTGCCTTCAATTTGACATCTTCATATCTCGCCTTTAAAATCCGGTACCACAAAGAATTAGAAGCTTCCAAAATTTTCCACTTCCACTTCATTAAAAGCGCGTAATTAAACTCTTCCAAACTCCTTATGCCAAGACCTCCTTTTTCAAAAGGAAGACAAACCTCTCTGCAACTAATCCAATGAATTTTTCTTTTCGCATCCCTTCCTCCCCACAAAAAATTACTTTGCATCCCTTCCTTATATTTTCCAAGAGAGGTTTCCACGAAGAAAGCCTTCTAGGATTAGTTCCTATAATGATACAGAGGAATTTGAACTCTTTCGCCTCCGTCCTACAAGAAAGAAATGAAGTAGCTACTCTCAAAAAGTGAGGATTAATATTGATACCAATAATCTTGCTTTTATGGAAATTAATTCCAAGACCCGACTCCGTTGAAAAAATCTTTAAAACACGAGAGAATATCTCTCTTCAAGAGAGACCAACAAGTCTcgaagaaaagaagagaaaaaccgtCCGGACCCGGACTCTTCGAACCTTCACAACTCTAAACCGCTTCTTTAATCTCCTCTTCCGAAAAAGGAACTTCAAGAGACAAACTTTCTTCCGAACTCAAAGTGTTAATTTCTATACCATCAAGAGATGGTCTACTCAAACAATCTTCCTTGAATTTGTTTTCGAAATGCTCTTTAACCGCCTCCTTAACATCCTTCATCGAAGAAACCACACCACTACTAGTATTGACCGAACTAATGCGATTCCTACTCTTCTTTCCTTCATAATCTGATGGAAAAATTTACTATTATTATCTCCATCGTTCTAAATTATTCggttttagttttttattaaatgaattttaatttttgaatttataaattaaaataatagaatCCGTGGGCCATGATATTAAACTATAATGTAAAACAAATACTATCAACAAGATAATAATtatagagttaaaaggtagtgcactgacagtgtaaaataattttacactgtcattcaataaaaaattataaatgtgccatgtcattaagttttttttaaataaaaaaatggtttaattggatacatgggtgatcattggttgacagtgtaaaatgcatcaccccttttctcataattataatttcaaactTTCATAacgtaaaaaaactaaaaaacttCCATCGATGAGATGATCATGACAATGGTCTAATGAAAAAACTAACAAATAAAAATcacctaaaaacaataaaaaaaattagtattttaaaTTTGACATCACCTCCATTTGTAATCCCAATCACAATCAGTATCTTGAAACCCATTCACCAACAAAGTTCTACTCCCTGATTTCAACGGAACCTTCAAATCACAACGAACCCTAGGTTCCACTTTCCCTATCTTAAACAAACCCAATTTAAACCTCACATCAAGTAAAACCTTCACATCAATTCTATAAACTCCATCTTTCCTCTCCTTCTTGAATTCTGAAATCTGATCAGACCTCAAAGGAACCAATTGCTGGCCATTAAAAACAGGCTTCAAGAAGCTTGTACTCTTATGACGCTGAAAGAATGGCCCTAGGGTTTGAGAACTAAACCTAACACCTTGATAAAACGCATTCGTTTCGATGTTATCGTAGTAGATACCAAGCATTCTGTTAGGGTTTCGGATTGTGATGTTGAGGGAGAGATTATAGTTAAGTGTGTTGTTGTTTGTGAAACTGAATTGAGTAAGGGATGCATCTGTTACGCTGAATTTGAGAGGAGTAGGGTGTACGATGAGCCAGAAGAGGAAAATAAAGATTCCTAGGATTACGATTAGAGTGCAAATTAGGTTACAGATGCCATTGAAGAGGCAACAGCATAGACATCCGCAGCAGGCGCAGCATCCGAGGTCTTCGTCGAAGTCCATGAGTCCGGATACTATTTTCGTCCGAGAAGAAAAGTAGTATTTGATTAAGATTTTCAAGGAGTTAACAGTTATTTATAGCGTATTTTTGCAAATATTATGTAACCTAATGAGGAAGGTAAATATTTAATAGTAAGATCTTGTTTAGGAGAAATATTTGCGGCAACTAGAATTTCTTTTTAGAGAAGATATTTGGAATTTGTTTTAATAGCAAATCAAAAATTATATCTTAACTATCGATTGccctagtttctttttcttttcaattttaccCCATAAAATTTTAGTACGTGGCAtaagcatttttttattttaaaacctgACAAAATCATAACCTACATTTAAgtgaattttaaaatatataaaacactcACATTTCTACTGTGAATTTTGTTTGACATGATATTTTTTGAGTTTATAATTCATTAGATCGTATGACGATAAAAGATATGTTTGGTAACTGTTTTTTCAtcacaaatttatattttatttttttatgactaTTTCAATTAGCGTTgtagtttattattttttctttaatttttacccttattattttaactaaaacccACTactatcctttataatttatttttatttaaaataaaaattatatattaaatatcttttatgtcattttaatttatcaactaATTAAACTGTTAATTTTACTAAACACTTCAATTAGATTATCAGCTATAATCATCAGCCATAAGTTATAAGTTATCATAACCTATAAGTTATAACCTACATGGTAATGCAGTTTGATTACCCCTACTATTACGCTTTTAAATTAACATAACGAGAAAGAGAAAAGTGGAAAAAAATCTAAACAGATAGATGaactttttttataagcaaattaTATTAATAGGATGTATTATGGCTCCAACCCCAAATCCctctaaaaataaaacaaaatcttaCAAACAAAACCCCAAAAAATTGCACCAATCCTCCTAACTAAAGTCACTGCATATATTAGAGAGTGTAATTAGGGATGGCAAAACTAGCTCGGCCCGTTGAACATGCTCTTTTTGCCTTCACTTTAGTACCGGGCAGGTTAAGGTTTTAGGTCTTTGCCCTTTAATGTGACCACCCCGCCCTGTTTTTCATGGAGGTTTTTGCGGACATAGAAATTAacataaaattttacatttttagGCTTAATAGGTGTAGTGCCTGCGGGCTTAACCcgtcccgccctcactttttaGCGGGGAGGGCCAAGGTTTAAGGCCTGCATCCTAAACTATGTCTGCCCCGCTCTGTTTTTTTGCGGACTTTTGCGGGGCGAGCCTTAACGGGGCGGACATTCCTGTTTTCCATCCCTAGGTGTAACATAGCATTCCCACGATCTCATCTTCAAGAAATTCGCTATTTGAACCAGGTGAGCCACACCATCATCAAACAAAACCTCGTTTTTATTTGACCAAATAAACCAGCAAACCCAAGCCCACACAAAATCATACAGCTTCCCCATCTTACTGTAAGTTTAAGATTGCATCTAAGAGGGGGAGAGTTAGGACTTTGAAAAGTGGTAGatacggaaaagtaaagaacacggaGATGTATCCTGGTTCCtttcacaatccgagagtactccaatcCCCTTTCAACACAAAAGAGATTTCACTAATGTTAGATATCTGTACAAGCCTAAATCCAAGATTTctgctacaatcttctaacaaaacaaccaagaacaatcctcttggaataatcaagttgaaatgagaacaatcctctcactttcaacttcttgcttccaacaatatTGAACAACAAGGAATACAAAACCAGGTATTCTTAATTCCAACAATTCTGGAAAATAAGATATGAATACAACAAGATTTTTGAGAATATGAAATTTGTAGAATAATTATCACTTTGAGTGATGTATTAATATaattgatcttctcttccaaacaaaCAATTTATAACGATAGAATATAGTGTTCAAGTGTTTGTAAATATTATATGAATTTTTTCTGAATTGATATGGAAATACATGCAGAAAATATTTTGTGAAAGTTGAAGAACACAAACACTTGTTTTGAAAGTAGAATGAAAAAATGATGTTAAATTGCTATTGAAGAGGTGATTTGTAATTTGAAATTTCGTGTATTTATATGAGCATAACACCTCTATAAAACATGGTAAAGTcatgaaaaaataatatgaataaatgtcaaattaaaatgaaaaggttTCATGAAGACTTCAGGAAAAGGTGTTAAAAAgttgtgtttttttttcaaaatcatacAGGACTTGTTAAGTCGGTTTTAACGGTTACCTGACTTAATAGGTTCGCAGCAATTTTgaatttcaattaattatttaaattttaaacagcATCAGATTTTGTTAAGTCAGTTAACTAGACCTGACTTAAAAAGTGCTGacagtttttttattaaaaaattattttgttttattattatgcaTTTGAATCAAGGATTTTTATGCATGGTAATTTGTCTAATTATTTGAACCAACATAATGCAACATCTATTGATTTTTCCTAGTCAATAGATtgtatttgaaagtgatttgacATGATTCaaacatgaagaaaaaaattacatttgaaagtaatttaacatggttcaaacataaaaaaaaatatatatttgaaagtgattttgaacacaAATGACCAATGCATGCAAGTGATTTTTTGGAGAATAATTGAGCACTAACTTTATCAATATAAATGCATGTTTGTACATTTATCAATCAAGATCCATGCAAAGTCTTCAAAGTAAAAGTCTTGAATTATTTGATGTTAACTTTCACACATGATtagttttgaacacttgaattGATAAAATGTATTTGAAGCTTTTTTCATACTTTTTGACATGATTATTTATCTTgtactttgtcttcatcaaaacacattgtatggagagtcttgacttcacattctctctctttttgatgatgacaaacaattGAAAGTTGAAATGCTTGAATCTTTTATGTGAATGAGAATCTCGTATGTGAATGCTCCTCATAtctttgataactcccccttgatcaagGATCTCTCTTGATCCATATAGAATTTGCATCTTTCTTTTGGGCTGCAATAGTTAAAGACAAGGatacacatacacatatatatcttctccccctttatCATTAGTCAAAAGGATGagaaaatacttttaaaaatatatagaaatttataaaaataaaagaaatgtatacctatgagttttaccttaTAAGTGACTTCACcaaacattcatctttggtgaatATAATTTTGAAGTCATTGTCACatagttgacttttgcttagaagattttgctctagtctttcaacataaagtacatcttcaattggatgtgaaagtTAGTAATTCAACTTTTTCAATGCCAAtaattcttcctttaaggtattcccCAAATGTGAAATAACCTTTGGTATTTTAGAACTTGGTATGAAAATTAGTTtatgtctcccatcaaatgctCAGAACCACCATTAATCAAAAACATTATAGATTTAAAGTGGTTCTTAAGAAAACCTTCAAAACAatttaagtttgatttggtacccaatgtacttttggtccatcatagttagttctcttcttaacccacacataatgtccacttgctacactaaagtttctaacatagcaaACATTAGGTGTGTTgtcaataataccacaataaaagcaaGTAGGTACAAAATTATTTCTATATCTAGGAgtataagatttcttcttaacaaaactTTTCCTTTAATGATAATAatgaaccttttgtgctttatTCACTTTTTACTTGTTGGATTGGTCACTTTCCTTAACTAAtatagttttactagtacttgatttgttaaactttgaataaccaataccacttttatcattagaaaATCTTTGTTGGCTAAGAACcccttccaacccaatttgtcatttttcatacctttcaagaactctttttaattgaacaatttggaaTGAAAGTGATTCATAATTATTACATACAAGATTATGTTTTTCATCActaattatctttttttttcatcTCTAATTTATTTTTCCATTGTCTCGACTTTTTCTTCTAGATACGAAATTTGTTTCTTTTGAGATGTCATTGTTTTGTATagaattttgcattcattcaagaGTTCATTTATGTCCCCTTGTACATCATTATAAAGAGAAGATTCATTACTAACCTCGTcgtcttcatcatcagaatggtgtcactagtacaaaaagattaatataattttaaaatttacacccaatatacTAAAAACGGATGTAAATTAGAAATgtggtggcaattttgtaaataaaatattaatttaaacattatcaggtgacaatatacaccctattttctaaaaacggggttaaattaaaaatattattttaatcaaatttcaattactccctttaaacaaaaaaacgggtgtaaatttatatgaataaaaaaatttatttaagagTATAACTCAACATATATAATCTTTGTGGCATATTAATGGGTGAATaaagtaatttaaaaattataatataactcTTTATTAGTTGAAACATTATAATACTCTAAATTTACTTTCATAAAACTCTGAACATAATACTCATAATAAAATACTCATTTTCAGAAACCCATAACTCTTTCACGCATGCAATGGGAATGGTGATTTAGCGACTGAACATATATGTAAGAGGATTCAACTAAGTTTGATTTCGGGTTCCTTTCACTCGCTCACTCTCATTTCGGTAAGGGTTTCTGTGGGTTTCTTTGCTCACTCTCATTTCGGGTTTCTTCACTCACTCCCTCACTCTCATTTCGATAAGCAGAAGTTTGTAAAACCCGTCGCCGCCACCGTTTCCTTCACTCTCATTTCGGTAAGCTTCTTCCATTCCCAAATTTGATGCATGTTTGTTACATTTTAGGTTTCTAATAATTAATTGTGGTTTTGCATTTTCAGATATTCGAGCACGTTTCTCCAATTTGTGAATTGTTGATTTTGATTGTGTTTTGTATTTTCCCAAATTCGAACACTGAAACTCTTAGTTTGGGGTTCTTGTTGAGGGTAAGTCATTTGGTGGCAATTTTTCATATTTCTTTTGAATTGGAGtgtgttaattttgttttgatGGGAACTTAGTTCACTGCAATTGAGGAAGTTcttataacaataaaaatattaaatgtagaATAATGGTTATCAATATTCCTTTGCATATAATTGTTGTAAGCAGTTCTTTTATCTTCATTACTTTTGTGGTTCTgagtatataatattttaaattatcttCCATTTGATTTCGAGCTTTGTGCATAAGGCCTTCATTGTTGTTGTTGACTTTATTAGGATCCCAATTAAGGTATTTGTCATGTATCTCACCCTTGTTTCTAATCCAATTCTTCATAATAAGGTCAAGTTTACTGAGTATTTTTGCACCTCACAGCTCATCAGTACCTCAGGTTTTTAGTATTACTTTTACTGGTTTGTTTTGGCATGACTTATGCCAACttttaaaaagttttgttttgacctTAATAAAATTGTAAAACTGTGTCCATTAACTTCTGTGTAACAATATCTATGTTGAAGTTCATTAGTTTAACATGTAAGTTTTGTTTGAATTAATGGAACATGAATCAAATAATGTTGTTTTTGTTCTTCAGATTGATATTACAGATTTTAATATTTGTTATTACAGATTTTAATTTGCATTTGATGCACAGTTTTGTTGTTCCACCTACTAGTTTTTCATGAAGTTCTTAGAATTTCGAATGAATGTTAGTTCTCATCTGTGATTCTCTCTTCATGCttcattataattatattttagtttGTATATTAATATTGTTGAGCTTATTGTTTTTCATGAAGCTCTTAGGATTTTTAGAATGAATGTCTTCTATTCTTATTTGATGCATAAGTTGTCATTTTACAATATGCAGGACAATTTGTGCTTGGAAAGAATAGTtgctaatttttaaataattttcatttattgtttttctttatatttcatACTTACCCAAGGGTTATATTTTACCTTCTTTTGTATAGGTCCAAACAAATTGTATTGATTAATGCCCCTTTTTATTTCAACCAACCCCTGCATCTTTAGCATCACATTTTGAGGTGAGTGTAGTTTATTCATTAATTTTGAGAGTAGTTTCTTACTTTTCAACTATACTGTATGATTGTGTTTATTTTTACCATATTGATCATGTTgagattttaatttttaactagATAAATCAAGTTTCTACTTACTGTTTTTGCTTATTTTGCATTTTGGAGGGAGTATAGTATGTCTTTGAATGCATGTTAGCTTTGTTGGTTTTGTTAAGATGAGGATGGATTAGGGTGTTTATGCAAGTTGATGTAAATAGAATTTTAGCTAACAATTTTTGAATGATCTCTTATGGGAAAATCAGACTTTATCGTTATGGGAATAGCTAATGCTTCTTCTTAATGGTAGTTTTGTAGAACTTGTATGTTAAGTTTTGTATAGTTGAAAAGTGAGTTTGTCAGTAACGGTAAAATTAGAACTAATCTACAGTAACTCATAACTTAGTTGCAACCACATTGCAACACAATTACAAAGACCTCAAAAACATTTATACTACATTTGTAGACATTaactataatttataaaaatctaattacacccgatttttgataaaataaggtgtaacgtagaacatatttacacccgatatttttAAAATGGGGTGTAagtaagaacgtatttacacacgattttaattaaaatagggtgtaattaagaaagtatttacacccgttttaaacgggtgtaaattcgttagacatttttCACCAAGTGGATATACAtccgatttttttaaaaaataataggtgtaaatttaataaaaaaaaatgggtgtaaattaacatttttgtactagtgtgtgttgctaccaatgtaagattcacatgttctttatctgaagatgaacttatttcattgttctcccatgctacatatgctttctttggCCTTTTGTCCTTATTTCTCTTGAAATTtgtattcttcttttcaagtgtaggccattcacttttgacatgtcatTTTTCTCCATATTCAAAGCATTTaaccttccttgttggtgcttcccttttaatgatctcctttttcctttcttttattAGAAACTTTTCATACTTCTTAAtaaactcatcatcttcttcactagtggattcttCTTGATTTCTATCATGATGTTTGACTCTTGTCTTTAAGGCAATGTATTTTGAATCTTTAACTTTAATTTCACGTGTTTCAAGTCTTCTGAGTtccgtttcatattcttgaagttttctgaACAATGTTGCGGA
Coding sequences within:
- the LOC131642984 gene encoding NDR1/HIN1-like protein 10; translation: MDFDEDLGCCACCGCLCCCLFNGICNLICTLIVILGIFIFLFWLIVHPTPLKFSVTDASLTQFSFTNNNTLNYNLSLNITIRNPNRMLGIYYDNIETNAFYQGVRFSSQTLGPFFQRHKSTSFLKPVFNGQQLVPLRSDQISEFKKERKDGVYRIDVKVLLDVRFKLGLFKIGKVEPRVRCDLKVPLKSGSRTLLVNGFQDTDYYEGKKSRNRISSVNTSSGVVSSMKDVKEAVKEHFENKFKEDCLSRPSLDGIEINTLSSEESLSLEVPFSEEEIKEAV